The proteins below come from a single Zea mays cultivar B73 chromosome 8, Zm-B73-REFERENCE-NAM-5.0, whole genome shotgun sequence genomic window:
- the LOC100526749 gene encoding cytokinin dehydrogenase 5 precursor produces the protein MARATTSTVAALCFLLSCVSATPSTLAASSAIIHDIIRGLADTTAARVRTDAEATARASTDFGTNATADDAARPAAVFYPSCAADIAALLRASSASASPFPVSARGRGHSTRGQATAPGGVVVDMASLAVAAGRDETATTNASSTSASARLAVSVDGRYIDAGGEQLWVDVLHAALAHGLTPRSWTDYLRLTVGGTLSNAGISGQAFRHGPQISNVLELDVVTGTGDMVTCSKEKDADLFDAVLGGLGQFGIITRARIPLAPAPARARWLRLLYTGAADLTADQERLIADDERRGGALAGLMDYVEGSVVTDLQQGLIGSWRSQPPPSSSSFYSATDAARIAALAEEAGGVLYFLEGAVYYGGASDTTAADVDKRVDVMLRELRYARGFAYVQDVSYEQFLDRVSAGERRLRGEGLWDVPHPWLNLFLPRSRILDFAAGVFHGVLLPTRTAGGGGGGPVLVYPMNRGKWDGATSAVLPYDDGDGDGDEVFYTVGILRSAVADGDLRRMEEQNAEVARFCEAAGIPCTQYLPSYATQADWAARHFGPAGSGRWDTFLRRKRKYDPMAILSRGQRIFSSPLLAS, from the exons ATGGCTAGAGCTACGACCTCCACGGTCGCAGCACTCTGCTTCCTCCTCAGCTGCGTCTCCGCGACCCCTTCCACGCTCGCCGCGTCCTCCGCCATCATCCACGACATCATCCGCGGCCTCGCGGACACCACGGCGGCGCGCGTCCGCACGGACGCCGAGGCCACGGCGCGCGCGTCCACCGACTTCGGCACCAACGCGACCGCGGACGacgcggcccggccggcggccgtGTTCTACCCGTCGTGCGCCGCCGACATCGCCGCGCTGCTGCGGGCGTCCAGCGCGAGCGCCTCGCCGTTCCCGGTCTCCGCGAGGGGCCGCGGGCACTCGACCCGGGGCCAGGCCACGGCCCCCGGCGGCGTCGTCGTCGACATGGCGTCGCTAGCAGTAGCTGCAGGGCGCGACGagaccgccaccaccaacgcctcctccacctccgcctccgcaaGGCTCGCCGTGTCGGTGGACGGGCGCTACATCGACGCCGGCGGCGAGCAGCTGTGGGTGGACGTGCTGCACGCCGCCCTGGCGCACGGCCTCACGCCTCGCTCCTGGACGGACTACCTCCGCCTCACCGTCGGCGGCACGCTCTCCAACGCAGGCATCAGCGGCCAGGCCTTCCGCCACGGCCCGCAGATATCCAACGTCCTAGAGCTCGACGTCGTCACGG GAACAGGTGACATGGTGACGTGCTCCAAGGAGAAGGACGCCGACCTCTTCGACGCCGTGCTGGGAGGGCTGGGGCAGTTCGGCATCATAACGCGCGCGCGGATCCCgctggcgccggcgccggcgaggGCGCGCTGGCTGCGGCTCCTCTACACCGGCGCCGCCGACCTCACGGCCGAccaggagcggctcatcgccgACGACGAGCGCCGCGGCGGCGCGCTGGCCGGGCTCATGGACTACGTCGAGGGCTCCGTCGTCACCGACCTCCAGCAGGGCCTCATCGGCAGCTGGCGCTCGCAGCCGCCGCCGTCCTCCTCGTCCTTCTACTCGGCTACCGACGCCGCGCGCATCGCGGCGCTAGCCGAGGAGGCCGGCGGCGTCCTCTACTTCCTCGAGGGCGCGGTGTACTACGGCGGCGCCAGCGACACGACCGCCGCAGACGTTGACAAG CGCGTGGACGTGATGCTGCGTGAGCTGCGgtacgcgcgggggttcgcgtacGTGCAGGACGTGTCGTACGAGCAGTTCCTGGACCGCGTGAGCGCCGGCGAGCGCAGGCTCCGCGGCGAGGGCCTCTGGGACGTGCCGCACCCGTGGCTCAACCTCTTCCTCCCGCGCTCCCGCATCCTCGACTTCGCCGCGGGCGTCTTCCACGGCGTGCTGCTCCCCACGCGCAcggctggcggcggcggcggcgggcccgTGCTGGTCTACCCCATGAACCGGGGCAAGTGGGACGGCGCGACGTCGGCGGTGCTCCCCTACGAcgatggcgacggcgacggcgacgaggTGTTCTACACGGTGGGGATCCTGCGGTCGGCCGTGGCGGACGGCGACCTGCGCCGCATGGAGGAGCAGAACGCCGAGGTGGCGCGCTTCTGCGAGGCCGCCGGCATCCCCTGCACGCAGTACCTGCCCTCCTACGCCACGCAGGCGGACTGGGCGGCGCGCCACTTCGGCCCCGCCGGCAGCGGCAGGTGGGACACCTTCCTCCGCCGCAAGAGGAAATACGACCCCATGGCGATCTTGTCGCGCGGCCAGAGGATTTTCTCGTCCCCGCTACTTGCCTCATGA